In Myripristis murdjan chromosome 23, fMyrMur1.1, whole genome shotgun sequence, the DNA window gtaaagcaagtagaataagccaatatttccctcaaacaactcaacttctgcccaaatgagtagattccttcaatcagctctactgtactgtaacacagctgacagcagaatacaaaatacagctgtcagtttgaacaaggttctcctgtgtgctacacattcaaatgtgaacttacagtaaagaattgcatccaaactcagaaagactttgaagtgaaattttactgtattgatggcaaaaactgaaatactgtaattcacatacagtattacacagaaaaactaaataaaaaaaaaaaatacagaatgcaatttataggccccttttttgtaggtgcatcctgattgattggtgaatggtgatttgtggaaagggtagtgatgcaggtgcactagtgatttcacagtgatgcaggtaatttctatcagctgtgagcagatgttttgcttttgactaccacagtgaagtcagtggagtcagggccatgtaaatgacacatgtgagaagtgttgtgcaaaagagcctgaaaaatgtgtgaatccaatgaaaaggtatgaacacatttgcaaaagaaaacttctgctgtggtttggaggtgaagatgacaacAAAGTGGACCCCAGTTCCAGTATACTGGAAAAaacgattgaaaaaaactgtaaaccagCAGCTAGCTGAGGCTGACAGTTGTGGTAATCCCTCCTAACTGATTTGCCTTTCACTTGCAAACATACAAAGGATGAgagtttgtattttatttaactgcATAGAACATAAAATTCCTGTAAATATTAAAGCTCTGGTAGAAAGAACATGAAATAACAGATTACAGCCTACAGTTTGTCCAGACTTTGGCTCACTACATGGCACTTAAAAAGTCCTGATCAATGATCAATAACCATCTCATGACTGTATTGTGTAGGAATTATGCATAAAAGAATGAAAACCATCAGCATCAGTATTGGAAGTGACATTTTATtcagtgaaaacacaacataattAAGATGATTATTCAAAACAAGACACTTTCATGTGGTCCCCAAACAGCCAAGAAAATTCTCtgctcatattttattattttgattaaagCCATAATCAGGGATCCTGCGAAATTaaactgttgttttattttattccccaAGGCTGTGGCATCAGGTTGTCTACACAATACACAATCACAATTATAATTATACCaattactgtgtgtttttacttttcattccATCTTAAACAATTGAACATAGTTTCAGCAGAACACCACAAATACAAAAGAACAGTCTGTAAAGCCGTACAGGTTTAAATATCCATGGAACTATCACTGCATCCCGAACAGACAGtagcatttaattaaaatgtttgtacAAACATTTAAAGGcattttttgtccaaaaagaAATAATACCAACAGAACATTTTCTACTTAGATATGACAAAAAACTGGGTGTCAGCAGTCCAGGAAATTGGTAATCTAAATGATTATGGCAAATGAGAAAAGACCCTCCTCAAGTGACTTTGTCAAGAAAAAGAGTGCAGAGGAAATCAGGATACTGTAAGTTGATTTAAGACGGCTAAAGGTATCTGTTGGTATACAAGCCAAATGAAGCAATGACACCCTGCAAAGAGAAAATGGCATCTTAGCATCACTGAAGAGACAAACACAATATAAAGAATTCTGACAGCCTTAGCCTGCATATTTTTACTGACAACAATTAAATGAGGTCAAGTGGTGAACTCACCAGGCGCTCTCTCCCCTGGCACACTACATGTTTGgctctgtaaaaaaacaaacaaacaaacaaaaaaatggtaaattaatattttttaatacactGGCTGCAATGATATCTGGAAAATCCGGTTTGTGTTTACCACAGACCTTGAATGGAGCAGAACggacattttggtttgtttgttatttggcCGGTATAGAATAAAATGGCGCTTCTACTTGTTTgctatgtgtcagtgtgtcacacTTGCTTGAGCACAGTGcagatatgttgtgctgtggctgtagcctgaaggaaaaaaatactcagaAAAGCAAGAGTGGGTTTCTCGTATTAGTCAACATCTGCAGAAATGTTAGAAAAATATGTATGCAAGTAAAATATGTAAGTGTATGATGTATATGTAGTGTATAAAACCCACATTTCAAAATAGCTTCCAACATCTGACTCTCTCTGCTTTTAACTGcctcatttttttgttattgttgtgaaATTCTCCACTTGCTTTAATTTTCTacattattttgttatattgttatttcatgtgattatttttttaaaatttctttttagAGTAAATTGTCTTTGAGTACTAAGAAATGCactacacaaataaaatgtaatattattattgttctctTCACTGGAAAACGAgtcattttttgtatttcttgaaAGTAATAGAAGGAAGGGGATTTTGAGGGGGTTAGAGATGATGCAAAGCGGTCAATACTCACCCCAGGCATAGTCTTTGGTGTCTGAGCCATGAGTCACCCTGCATGTGTACTTGTCCGTGGACTTGGGGTTGAAAGGTGCGCTCTTGGTCAGATGGAAATGCCAGTTCTGGTGGAAGGCCAGGTCAGTCTGACTGGTGTTGGACATTTCCTGATTGTTCTTCAGCAGCCCGATGGTGATGTCTGGAGGGTGGAAGCCACTCACATGGCAGATCAGAGTGTTGTTCTGCCCAAACTGTCCTGGCTTGCTGGTGTACACCTGAACCTTGGGTGGAGCTGCAGAAGGCATGAAGGAGGAGATGAAATCATTTTCATCACGCACTGAAAAATAGTTTAGTGGCCTGTGGGGGCGCtctcacagcagagcagcatttAAGAGAAATCGAAACAAGGTTTTCTAAGGGGATTTCCATTAAATTAAAAACGAAAGGACATGGGTTTTATacagtattttacattttgggcgcagtaaaaaaaagaagaaaggaggacaaaaaaatctaaatgtcTTAGGGCAAAATAGTTTCAGGATATGCTGCGGCTAAACTTAAAAAAGCCTCTATTTAAAATCCTGTATTTACGCACAGCTTAGTTTTGACAGGAAACAAACTATTATTATTCaaacaataacaatactaaAGCATAAAGaatacatatataataataCTGTTGGGTTTACTTCTAACTAACCTGATAATTGTTTTCACAACAATCAGCTTAACAAAGCACCTTATTGCAATTTTAACCTTGAAAGGTGCCTCGTTTTCTAGTCTTGCTTTCTCAAGAAAATGGAATCTGTATTCGGTAGACTAGcttatttaactatttaactACGTATATTGTATCCAGAGACACAGAAAGTAGACTAACGACACTATGAAAGGttgggtgaggggggggggtaATTTTCAAAAATCAGTCATAGCAGATAATATCAAACAATAGTGAATATTACTTACATTTTTTGGCGTCGACCGCAAAATAGACGGCAGCGAGGGCCACGAGACACAAAACAAGCTTCATTTTCGCAGACGAGTTGCTGGAGACTGCTGTAgctgctttctctcctctggataGCTGTCCGAACTAAAGTGAAAGCATCCTAGATCAGCTTAATAAAGTAACTTAACGCCGCCCTTATCGCTGGGCTCCAAAAAAGCAGCCAATCACGGATGTATTTTGCTGTTGCCAGGTAAAATATGCCTGGACAGGTTTGGTGTATAGTGAAGTTGTACAGAAAGTCCCTGAAGAGCCACACAGGGCAGGCCTTTGTTTCACAGAGTCAAAATGTCGGCTATTGGAAACTCTTCCATTTGCCACTGTAGCCTAAGTTTCAAGccattgaaataaataaataaataattaaccatatatatgtatagtatGGTGACTGAGATATTATGCGATGGATGGATATTATTTTtggatattatttttgttgttgttttattagaCATACTTCTTTGAGAGAACACTGAGAGAACTTTTTACAGCTGATAAACATTGTGAACAAATGACATAGGCAGACAGTATCACATATCCCCTACTCGTTTAGAGCAAAAGAAGCAATCAGTCACAATCATTCACAGGCAACCTTTCATTAAAGTGGGAATTAAGATGTTCCCCTGATTTGactatttttatatgtatatatttatatgtttctgtctttgttttctcctctcttcaaaagaggaaaaaatggaggGATGGCTCATAACACTGGTTTACACTTTCCAGTGATCAGGGCTCCAGGTTGACCATTACAGGTCTGCAAGCATCTTGGGTACATGTGGATTGGGTACTGTTGGCTCATCTGGTGGACAGATGATGATAAaactcactttcactttcactgtcaattTTAAATTTGATCCCATGATCAAGTTTAGACATCtatgaaaatatgcattttgGCACAGTTATCATACAGTCAAGAATATAACTTTTTCTTAAAGTGACAACACTGAAGTGGCTGAGCAAATTTCATACACAAGGtaaaggtaaggtaaggtaacttTATTCGTACCTGAGGGTAGATTTGGTTGCAGTTAAGAGTTggctgcttacacacacacacacacagacaacatttaCGACATTGACAGAGACAGTGACATAACAGTGACAACAGTGCTCCAGACATGGAAACATGGATAAAAAGTATACAAAAAGGTATAAGtatcaaaagacaaaagataCAATACAGAATAAAATCCATCATGGCAGATACAAAAaactgagaggagagaaaaaactaggtcagaataaataaatgaatggattaaGAAGGCTGTACAGTCTTTAAGTTAATAAGTTAGTGTGTAGTCCAACAATAGCCTAAATCctatttaatgttttgatggcTGAGGGAACAAAACTGCctctgtatttctttgttttgcagacAGGCATTTTGTACCTGTGGCCTGATGGTAGAGGCTGAAATTCATCATATAGAGCCATCTTCTAAGATAGACCCAGTATGTAGGAATTCTGGGTTCAGCTGTGGCTCTCCAATCAGCCTACTAGCCCACCTCACAATTTGGGTCAGGGAGTTCTTATTTTTTAGGGATAGGTTGCTGAAGCAAGACACCGGGCTAAAGGATATGACAGATTCAATGAAGCAGCGGTAGAACATGATTAGCATTTTTACTGTCAATGTGAAAGGAGGACAGTTTCCTCAGACAATATAAACACTGGTTCCCCTTCTTGTATACAGCTTCACAGTTTGCCTCGAAGTTTAGCTTATTATCAGTGATGGTCCCAAGGTATTTATAATTTTCTACACACTCCACTGTCTGACCCTTTATGATGGTGGGTTCCTTAGCCCTGGGGAGTTTCCTAAAATCAATATGCATAtcttttgttttagaaatgttcaTCTGTAGAAAGGACCTATGACACCAGTCTACAAAATCTTGGGCAACTGGACCATGACCTGTTTCCTTGTAGCAGGCTTACAGAATCAtgcttaaaaataaatctgtcttCCCTGCTGCTGTGGCACATGTTCGTATAAAGGATGAACAGGAGAGGGGACAAAACACAGCCCCAaggggagccagtggaggaaGAGATCTGGTCAGACAGTACTCCATTGACTCGCACTCTTTGTGTCCTATTAGTTAAAAAATCTATAACCCAGCCtacacagcaaatttgaaatCGCTAATTCAACTCCCCCAGAGTTAAAATGAACACTGACCAAGTGTTTATATGGGAACCACTGGTCCAGAGTTAAATTAACACATTCAATAGTGTTGAGATTATTAACACTGTCACAGTGTTACTTAACAAACTCTGATGGTGTAAAACACTAACACCCAAATGGATCCATTTAAATGaagtacaacaacaacagtgttaCTTTAAACACTCTAACAGTTTACAATATTGACACCAATATAGATAAGTGTACATTAATTCATACTACAATAGTGTTACTCCAAACTCTTATAGTGTAACATGTTGACGCCAATATGGGTAACTTTACATGAATTCACACTACAGTAGTGTTCCTGCAAAATCTTATAGTGTAACATTTGGACTCCAATGTTGATAAATTTACATTAACTAACACTCCAATGGTGTTACTTCACACTCTGATACTGTAAAACTGTGACCAATGtagatacattttaattaattgtcaCTGCAGCAGTGTTGCTTCAAACcaagtgtaaaatattaacacCAGTTCATTTTAATCAACACTATGTTATTGACCAGTTATGTTATGACCAGCAACACTGATGTAAAATGTATACTTAACTAGTATTTACTGTGCTGCTGATACAGCATATGGACCACTGGTATTAACAGTTAAAATGTACATGAAATAATCACTCCAAAAATGActatcaaaaatatttattttccattaacaAGGAAAattacagatgaaaaataattacataactTAAATAATGCAATTGTGTGGCACAACAATAGTTAGAATTTGAACCGTAAGACATTTGAATATCGAAGGGTTTATAGTATCTCAGGTCATCAGGTCTAACAACTGACCATGTCAGCAACATGAAAGGCATGGAAATGTTCATCAAATTCAACACAGATTCATCCACCTCGGTTCCCGAATCATCTTCCACATAAATCTTGTCCACAAGGATGGAGAACTTCCCTCTCACTAAATGAGTTAAAATACCACATGGTTGTTTgtttaaatcagaaaaaagtCCAGTCAGTTGAAATTACTGGTTAGTCATATACAAGTCGGGACAATTACCTTTAGAAATGAATTCTTCATAATCAGCAGCTTGTAATTTGATCTTCAATCTTGCAATCTTCAGCGTGATCCTGCagaaaaattacaattttttttaaccaatccTTCAGccgtcatttaaaaaaaaaaaaaaaaaaaaattttacgtacatacacacatacaaacattgCAGAATAGTTTTGATTGATTACATTCATGTTCTTATTTGAACAATTAATCAGACATCATTGTAGAAACTTTTAACCTTAAATTTTCACTCCAACTTCACTTACCTGAAGGCTGAGAACATATGTTGGGGCTTTTAAGGTCCTGCTGATTGCTAGCGCTACAAATTAAAATAGACAACATTAATTGCATAAGCAAAAGAGTgacatgtgtgtcagtgttatcTTAAGATTTGAATTAAAAGACATGAGTAATCATAGAAATTGTAGAAAATTGAATCAGACCGTGCTAACATTCTGATCCTCAACAgagcaggggtgggcaaccatgttccatggagagctgagaggctgcagctgaTTTCATTGATTACCTCAgcttcaagcagagagcagggactaatcagtgaaatcacctggtggagtttttggtttgaaagaaaacctgcagccaaaCCCGCAGGTGTTGGATACTGTTAACTCTGTACTGTTATGTCCACATTGATGTGTTTTCTCACTAGCACGGAGTTCATTGTATCAGAATCAACACCACAACCTCAACACTTCACTCTAAAATGGTCTAACACCAGGATTTTAACTCCAGTGATTTTGCTGTGTACAAGATTTTTACTTAAATCAAATTGCTCTAAGTCTTTCCGTTAAGATGTGGGGTTGAATTGTGTTAAAAGCGGAAGACAAATCTATAAATAAAAGCTGAGtatgttttccttttccttccagATGTTTAAGCAGCATGTTCATCAGAGTCACTGTGGCATCCTCGACACCTCTGTGTGGCCTGTAGGCAAACTGCAATGGGTCAATATCAGACTCTGTCTTCTTTAAGATTTCATTTCTCACTagtttttcaaaagttttcaTGACAATAGGTGTCCGTGCAATAGGCCTAAAATCATTCAGTATTTTGGGGCAGTTTGTCTTGGGAACTGGAACTTCTACCGCATCCTTCTAAAATTTTGGGACGTGCTGATTTTGTAAGGAcgtatttaaaatgtaatgaaaaattGGACAAAGTTCTCTAGAACACAACTTAAGCAGTCTACCACAAATATTGTCAGGTCCATAgcttttatttgaatttatggAAGAGATTACCTTTTCAATATTTTCACCTTCAATTGTGAAGTGGTTCTGGTCAGCTAATTTATGACTGAGTTCCTGTATTTCTCTACTGAAATCATAAGTGTCAAATTGGGAGTAGAGATGGTTAAGAGCATTTGCAAGGTCAGAATCTGCATCAAAACCTTCTAAAGTGACAGTGCTTATATTTTTTTGAGTTACTGGTGCCTGCAATGGCTTCCATACTTGACCAGGCTGAGCCCAGATTGTTTGCagccattttattttccagaatTATTTTATAGTCCTGTTTTGCCCTTTAAATTTCAATTTTCATATCTTTCGTGGCTGTATACAGTTCAGAGGGAGTCCCATGTTTGAAGGCAAGTTTCTTAGCCTGCATGCTGGATTTGACAGATTTGGTAACCCATGGCTTGTTATTAGAGTACATTTTTACCCTTACATGGTATGATCATGTCTCTACAGAATGCGGCATAAGAACATAAGAATGTTACATCGGCTAACTCATCTAAATCTCCCCCACATGCCTCTATAGACATATCCCAGTTAGTACAGTCGAAACAGGCCTGTAGACACTGCAGAGTCTTCTGTCCagtttttaatgtccttttcCCTCTTCAGAACAGTTCGGTATGTGGGCATGAGGCACACACAGTTGTGGTCTCCGTGGCCCAGAGGAGGTAGCAGAAGTGATTCATATGCCTCCTTTACTGACCCATAGCAAGGATCAAGAGTCTTATCCTGTCTAGTGGGACAGGTTACATACTGGTGAAAGTTGGGGACTGACTTCTTGAGGGAAACATGGTTGAAGTCCCCCAGCACAAAAGCTGGGGCGCCAAGGGAGATAGACTGCAGTTTTTGTACTACGTCATACACAGTTTTACAAGCAGAGATGGGGAAACTCACGGGTTAGGTAAAAGGGGCGCAACGACACTGATAAAAGTTCCACATCTGGGGTACAGATGCATTCTCTCACTGTCACAGAAGTACAGTCTTTGGTTATATATAAAGACATACCCCCCCTCCCTGAGTTTTCTTCGCCACCTCACTGTTCCGATCTAGGTGGTGTGGTTCTCCAAAGCCACTGATCATGAGGTCTGAGTCCTGGTCGCGTTCGGTTAACCATGTCTCCGTAAGCGCCATCACACAGCAGTCTTTGAAATCCTTAAaggtgtgttcacaccggacgtGATAACGCGAATTCACGCgtcaagtttacattaaaagtcaatgcaaagacgcgaTGACGCGCGATTTCGGGTCGGGCGGCGCGTTTCGCGCGATACACGCGACGCGAtgacgcttcatcgcgtcgcgttgacgcttcatcgcgtcgcgttgGACACTTTATCGCGTCAAACGCCTCATCgcgcaagttgaaaaatttcaacttttgacgCGACATCGCGTGATGCTTTGAcgcgatagccaatcagtgttgatattctccctacgtcacctatgtcaagaactgccaaaggaaatcgaaaaatggaggacaatattattgttgccgtgtgcgggctaccgggctgccaggctgccgcGTGCCGGCTGCCAGGCTGCCctgtgcgggctgccgggctgccctgtgcgggctgccgggctgccgtgtgccggctgccgggctgccgtgtgccggtaAATTTTGCAATATGTGTCCGTTGCTAATGCagctattggatgtaatttactattaaccatgctagcggtaacgttaacccggcatatctgtctcgctacgtgtgtgcgtcttgtcagtggatgtgtgtcgccacagatggaaaagtctgcgggacacctacatcagggagaggaaggagggagagaggagggtgggtTTGCATCAACGTGTCCATCGCGCGATAGACgcgattgaggaaataaatgattccatgGTCACGCGACGCGTTTCGGGCGTTACACGTtcatcgcgtccggtgtgaacacggcTTTAGAAAGCGGGCATTCCCCTTGagttcatccattttatttcttAGGGATTGGACATTCCCCTGGATtatatggcccttttccactagtacctactcggctctactctactcggtttgagagcttttccattaggttcttgtacctggtagcagatactattttgggacctactcagccggggttccaaacgagctgagtcgagccgaaatgtgacgtaaacgccgtgcaggccactgattggacgggGAGTGATGACatatgagagcgactcctgcatgaaaaccaaacccggcattaaaaaaaaaaaaaacggcaacagcgactGTGCGCATTGATCaccactgaagttggcaaagtcagaaaatggcaagcaaactggtaccgtggtcaaatgaagaggtggagacttttctgagcttggtggcagcccaaagaatccagaaggagctggacggtgcgccaccttgctatgacgactccacccaccgTGAGCTggtactcaactgtaatggaaaaccacctaaaccacgtcgaggcgagtagagtcgagccgagtcgagccaagtaggtactagtggaaaaggggcaatagaGGGCAGTGGGAGCTGGTTAAGCTGCATCTTCCTCAGTCGTAGCCGGATGCCTCCTcgctttcccctcctccttctcctcttctcccctgtTTCTCCATAGATGTTATCTTCGGATGAGACCCGGAATCTGTAGCGTGATGTCTGGCACGCCAGCCGGTCTCACAAAGTTAAGTTGCAACAACTCACTTCTGCTGTATTGCCTCCTGGCCAGGCAGGCACAGATGATAGGTAAAACAGGAGAGGTACCAAAAACAGCGATACGAGGTGGAAAAGATCCATGTCCATGTCGCAAAAGCACCGTGCACAGTTATAGTCACTTAAGTCGTTATCACAGACACAACCAGACattaaacaagaaaacacaataaaaacattgaCAGCCAAACTTTTCCTGACGGTTGCAGTGTGCACATGCGCCCCTTGCTGGTGAAACATGACAAGTACAAAGTCATATATCCATTTGGACAGAGTAACAGTTGCTTACTACAATACAGACTACAGACACAGggattggcagagaagatttggcaaatttttcatgggcacaacccacatactcagctctgctgctcatcccacaaatgcatgttccttacaaatatggcaccatttaaaaagggaaataaacaggctttccaacggtataagatttattaccaagaagcattgttacaaaaaagaaaaaatctaccaaacacaaatttccttactttttgtgcaatgttacacacacacatacacagtgcaaATGaggaaatttttgcaaatttattaaaaagacaaaactgaaatatcacattgacataagtattcagaccctttagttgaagcacctttggcagcaattacagcctccagtcttttGGGTATGACGCAACAAGGTTTGCACACCTGGACTGGAGGATTTTCTTCTTTGtaaatcctctcaagctcggtccggttggatggggaccgtcggtggacagccattttcaggtctctccagagatgttggatagggttcaagtcagggctctgaccaaaaaaatcattaacactaataaataattttgaataatattgtaatattcaatgaaagtacaatgcaagtggtgctaattataaatgtaaaacagtgtgttttacaTGCCTGCTGCCGGCAGAgtggcagctcggtaactttcagtcagtccgtcagcctgagaggcagcagcctgatgagaactaagaaaacctcctcaagtgaaagccagtgagtcatttatcacaccacttgttcaccaagcacaagttTGTAATATGAAAACCGATATTTcccccctgcttggtccaaaacctgcctctttcagctcactgtttaagctaacagctaatgattgtttacaagCTCAAGcaagtgcaggacagtgagggagagagaggacagaccacaggaggagcaaatactgagctttttattctttcaaaaagtctgtcaggatattaatgtcagaaatagttcatattttactgatattttgagtttgtctcttgATAGatatcttttattattattattattattattattattattattatttaaagtaggctatttgtactttgagtttgatgttgtataGGCCCACAGGTACactttatttaaatgtatatgggctgtgcattttaagttgcattattttgtaccataatttcatttcattttcttatttgatctaaaaggggcagtgtacagctcaaacatatactgtatgtcactatttgatgccatatcttgctttgttttttgttgacaccacaataaatgttttttgaagaatagtttgatgtagttagattattcaaggtatttcctctagttttagagcttattttgagtttctagttcctgtaaagctactttgatggactgtagtggaaataaaacagtgagcaaagaaatttggttagaggattgttgctttta includes these proteins:
- the LOC115355465 gene encoding beta-2-microglobulin-like, producing MKLVLCLVALAAVYFAVDAKKSPPKVQVYTSKPGQFGQNNTLICHVSGFHPPDITIGLLKNNQEMSNTSQTDLAFHQNWHFHLTKSAPFNPKSTDKYTCRVTHGSDTKDYAWEPNM